In the Juglans microcarpa x Juglans regia isolate MS1-56 chromosome 6D, Jm3101_v1.0, whole genome shotgun sequence genome, one interval contains:
- the LOC121268859 gene encoding uncharacterized protein LOC121268859, translating to MAFNNKLKKPITPFKSNLCTTLFFIVLFTIPALFLLHTPTTSICTSFATHVNPWSGDLRTALFPWNRLPFIEGHPPPIALKIAVFSRKWPIGATPGGMERHAHTLHTALAIRGHQVHVFTSPPLNDKGLLSLKPNNSPENLSNSSPYIHCHDGEPGQWRYNKAWEQFLEENQSKPFDVVHSESVALPHWLARQLQNLAVSWHGIALESLQSDIFQDLTRKPNEPISPAFNRSIQGEVPKVLNEIRFFRNYAHHIAISDSCGEMLRDVYQIPDKRVHVILNGVDDHEFVRDLRLGREFRSKIGIPNNASLVLGVAGRLVRDKGHPLLYEAFIKLVKKHPGVYLIVAGSGPWEQRYKDLWPQVLVLGSMNPSELRAFYNAIDIFVNPTLRPQGLDLTLMEAMMSGKPVIASRFPSIKGTIVVDNEYGFMFAPNVDSLLEALEAVVGEGPERLAQRGKACQEYAASMFTARKMALAYERLFLCIKNEAFCTYP from the coding sequence ATGGCATTCAATAACAAACTCAAGAAACCCATTACTCCTTTCAAATCCAATCTATGCACCACACTTTTCTTCATAGTTCTCTTCACCATCCCAGCCCTTTTTCTCCTGCACACCCCTACCACCTCCATATGCACCAGCTTTGCCACTCATGTCAATCCTTGGTCCGGCGATCTCCGAACTGCTCTGTTTCCGTGGAATCGTCTTCCATTCATCGAAGGTCATCCTCCTCCTATTGCTCTCAAAATTGCTGTATTTTCTCGTAAGTGGCCCATCGGTGCAACACCAGGTGGCATGGAGCGCCACGCGCATACTCTGCACACTGCTCTAGCAATTCGTGGTCATCAAGTTCATGTCTTCACCTCTCCTCCCCTTAATGACAAAGGACTATTGTCCCTAAAGCCAAATAATAGCCCTGAGAATCTATCTAATTCTTCGCCCTACATTCACTGCCATGACGGTGAACCAGGCCAGTGGCGCTATAATAAAGCTTGGGAACAATTTTTGGAGGAAAACCAAAGCAAACCATTCGATGTGGTTCACTCGGAAAGCGTTGCACTTCCTCATTGGCTTGCTCGTCAACTTCAAAACCTAGCTGTTTCATGGCATGGCATAGCTCTTGAGAGCTTACAATCTGACATTTTCCAAGACTTGACTCGAAAACCCAATGAGCCAATATCTCCAGCTTTCAACAGAAGTATACAAGGGGAAGTCCCCAAGGTACTGAATGAGATAAGATTCTTTAGAAACTATGCCCACCATATTGCCATTAGTGACAGTTGTGGGGAGATGCTTAGGGATGTGTATCAAATCCCTGATAAAAGAGTCCATGTTATTCTCAATGGTGTTGATGATCACGAGTTTGTAAGGGATTTGAGATTAGGCCGTGAGTTCAGGTCTAAAATTGGCATCCCCAACAACGCAAGCTTAGTGCTTGGCGTGGCTGGAAGATTAGTAAGGGACAAAGGTCATCCTCTACTCTACGAAGCATTCATTAAACTCGTAAAGAAGCACCCAGGTGTCTATTTGATAGTCGCCGGATCCGGTCCGTGGGAGCAAAGGTACAAGGATTTATGGCCTCAAGTCCTTGTTTTGGGGTCTATGAATCCATCGGAATTGAGGGCTTTCTACAATGCCATTGATATATTTGTAAATCCCACACTTAGACCGCAAGGGCTTGATCTTACCTTAATGGAGGCCATGATGAGTGGGAAGCCTGTAATCGCTTCTAGGTTTCCAAGCATCAAAGGTACAATAGTTGTTGATAATGAATATGGTTTCATGTTTGCTCCAAACGTGGATTCGTTGTTGGAAGCACTTGAAGCAGTGGTTGGGGAAGGTCCAGAGAGGCTAGCCCAGAGGGGAAAGGCTTGCCAGGAATATGCGGCTTCCATGTTTACTGCACGTAAGATGGCCTTGGCATATGAGAGGTTATTCCTCTGTATCAAGAATGAAGCATTTTGTACCTATCCTTAG